From a single Dendropsophus ebraccatus isolate aDenEbr1 chromosome 8, aDenEbr1.pat, whole genome shotgun sequence genomic region:
- the LOC138799982 gene encoding olfactory receptor 5AR1-like, which yields MRVNNFTINDFVLLGFYELPSFQLGFFLIFLVIYVGTLFGNSVTTALFCFDHRFHSPMYIFLCNLSVLDMSFTTMVLPKLLNIFLTGNNVISYNGCITQVFFFVMLMVSEYFILAAMAYDRYVAICHPLRYSYFMSVQVCFWMSWTSWSIGILEGILYAFLISSCTFCKSNKIDHLFCDLKPLIKLSCSDTRIIETIILGPSAVIGFVPSVMTLVSYMYIISAILKIKSKEGRHKTFSTCSSHLTVILLFYGTVLGMYMRPKSSYSMDQDKAFAILYAGVIPMFNPLIYSLKNQEVKKALCQIKKQMLCESLNL from the coding sequence ATGAGGGTAAACAATTTTACCATCAACGATTTTGTCCTCCTTGGCTTCTATGAGCTTCCGAGCTTCCAGTTGGGTTTCTTCCTCATATTTCTGGTCATCTATGTAGGAACATTATTTGGAAACTCAGTAACCACTGCTCTGTTTTGCTTTGATCATCGTTTTCACAGTCCCATGTATATATTTCTATGCAACTTGTCTGTGTTGGATATGTCCTTCACCACAATGGTTCTGCCCAAGTTACTGAACATCTTTCTGACTGGGAACAATGTAATTTCCTACAATGGTTGTATCACTcaggttttcttttttgtgatgCTCATGGTGTCGGAATATTTCATCCTGGCGGCCATGGCCTATGATCGCTATGTGGCCATATGTCATCCTTTACGTTATTCTTATTTCATGAGCGTACAGGTCTGCTTTTGGATGTCATGGACATCTTGGAGTATAGGAATCCTTGAGGGCATTCTTTATGCCTTTCTAATATCATCTTGTACATTTTGCAAATCAAATAAGATCGACCATCTCTTCTGTGATCTGAAGCCTCTTATAAAGCTTTCTTGTAGTGACACACGTATAATAGAGACAATAATACTAGGACCAAGTGCCGTCATTGGTTTTGTTCCATCAGTTATGACCTTGGTGTCCTACATGTATATTATTTCAGCAATCTTAAAGATTAAATCTAAAGAGGGAAGACACAAAACCTTCTCTACCTGCTCCTCACATCTCACAGTCATCCTGTTGTTTTATGGAACAGTACTTGGCATGTATATGAGGCCAAAGTCCAGCTATTCTATGGACCAGGACAAGGCGTTTGCCATTCTGTATGCAGGGGTTATCCCAATGTTCAATCCTCTCATATACAGCTTGAAAAACCAGGAGGTGAAGAAAGCTCTGTGCCAAATAAAGAAGCAAATGCTTTGCGAATCCTTAAATCTATAG
- the LOC138799980 gene encoding olfactory receptor 5AR1-like: MVLPKLLDILLTGNHVISYNGCFTQVFFLVMLMVVEFFILAAMAYDRYVAICHPLRYSYFMSLQVCFWMSLVSWSIGVLDSILYTFLIASCIFCGSHKVDHLFCDLKPLMVLSCSDTHTIEMIILRPSAIIGFVPSVMTLVSYMYIISTILKIHSKEGRQKTFSTCSSHLTVILLFYGTVLGMYMRPKSSYSIDQDKVFAVLYAGVIPMLNPLIYSLKNEEVKKALCRIQKQIHL, from the coding sequence ATGGTTCTGCCTAAGTTATTGGACATCCTCCTAACTGGGAACCATGTCATCTCCTACAATGGTTGTTTCACTCAGGTATTCTTTCTTGTGATGCTCATGGTAGTGGAATTCTTCATCCTGGCGGCCATGGCCTATGATCGCTATGTGGCCATATGTCATCCTTTACGTTATTCCTATTTCATGAGCCTACAGGTCTGTTTCTGGATGTCTTTGGTATCTTGGAGCATAGGAGTCCTTGATAGCATTCTTTATACTTTTCTTATAGCATCTTGTATATTTTGTGGGTCACATAAAGTAGACCATCTATTCTGTGATTTGAAGCCTCTGATGGTGCTTTCTTGTAGTGACACCCATACTATAGAGATGATAATACTTAGACCAAGTGCCATCATTGGCTTTGTTCCATCAGTAATGACCTTGGTGTCCTACATGTATATTATTTCAACAATCTTGAAGATTCACTCTAAGGAAGGAAGACAGAAAACCTTCTCTACCTGCTCCTCACATCTCACAGTCATCCTCTTGTTTTATGGAACAGTACTTGGCATGTATATGAGGCCAAAGTCCAGCTATTCCATAGACCAGGACAAGGTGTTTGCTGTATTGTATGCAGGAGTCATCCCAATGCTCAACCCTCTCATATACAGCTTGAAAAATGAGGAGGTGAAGAAAGCTCTGTGCCGAATACAGAAACAAATACATCTATAA
- the LOC138799981 gene encoding olfactory receptor 5B21-like yields the protein MEVKNVTVNGFVLLGFYELPSFQLGLFLIFLIIYVGTLVGNSVTTALFCFDPNFHSPMYIFLCNMSVLDMSFTTMVLPKLLDILLTGNHVISYNGCITQVFLFVVLMVTEFFILAAMAYDRYVAICHPLHYSYFMSLQVCFWMSWTSWSIGVLDGLLYAILISTCTFCRTNKVDHLFCDMKPLMMISCSDTHTIEMVILGPSAIIGFVPSVMTLVSYMYIISTILKINSKEGRQKTFSTCSSHLTVILLFYGTVLGMYMRPKSSYSMDQDKVFAILYAGVIPMLNPLIYSLRNQEVKKALCKIKKQIL from the coding sequence ATGGAGGTAAAAAACGTGACTGTCAATGGTTTTGTCCTCCTTGGCTTCTATGAGCTTCCGAGCTTCCAGTTGGGTTTATTCCTCATATTTCTTATCATCTATGTAGGAACATTGGTTGGAAATTCAGTAACCACTGCTCTGTTTTGCTTTGATCCCAATTTTCACAGTCCCATGTATATATTTCTATGCAACATGTCTGTGCTGGATATGTCCTTCACCACAATGGTTCTACCAAAGTTATTAGACATCCTTCTAACTGGGAACCATGTCATCTCCTACAATGGTTGTATCACTCAGGTATTCTTATTTGTGGTGCTCATGGTCACTGAATTCTTCATCCTGGCGGCCATGGCCTATGATCGCTATGTGGCCATATGTCATCCTTTACATTATTCCTATTTCATGAGTCTACAGGTCTGTTTCTGGATGTCATGGACATCTTGGAGTATAGGAGTCCTTGATGGATTACTTTACGCCATTCTAATATCTACATGTACATTTTGTAGGACAAATAAAGTAGACCATCTGTTCTGTGATATGAAGCCTCTGATGATGATATCCTGTAGTGACACCCATACTATAGAGATGGTTATACTTGGCCCAAGTGCCATCATCGGCTTTGTTCCATCAGTGATGACCTTGGTGTCCTACATGTATATTATCTCAACAATCTTGAAGATTAACTCTAAGGAAGGAAGACAGAAAACCTTCTCCACCTGCTCCTCACATCTCACAGTCATCCTCTTGTTTTATGGAACAGTGCTTGGCATGTACATGAGACCAAAGTCCAGCTATTCCATGGACCAGGACAAGGTGTTTGCCATCTTGTATGCGGGAGTCATCCCAATGCTCAACCCTCTCATATATAGCTTGAGAAATCAGGAGGTGAAGAAAGCTCTGTGCAAAATAAAGAAACAAATACTTTAA